One region of Faecalibacter bovis genomic DNA includes:
- a CDS encoding ABC transporter permease, with the protein MSVSSNDKWSNEIGSKHNLLSLNLKEVWDYKDLVYLLVKRDFVTSFKQTILGPLWFFINPIFTTVMYVIVFGNIANLSTDGAPQMAFYLAGVTMWNYFSASLNGTSNVFRGNASIFGKVYFPRLVMPLAIVSSNFMQFAVQFVLFICVVLYYLIFEGNVHPNLWILATPILIVLMAAFAMGMGMIFSSMTTKYKDLSMLLSFGVSLYMYVTPVVYPVSSIPEKFRWIADLNPLTGIFECFKYAYLGVGDFNIGMLIYSTVFIFIILSIGTIIFNKVEKSFMDTV; encoded by the coding sequence ATGAGTGTATCTTCTAATGATAAATGGTCGAATGAGATTGGATCAAAACATAACCTTTTATCCCTGAACTTAAAAGAAGTTTGGGACTACAAAGATTTAGTTTATTTGTTAGTTAAAAGGGATTTTGTTACTTCTTTTAAACAAACAATATTAGGTCCATTATGGTTTTTTATCAATCCCATTTTTACAACTGTAATGTATGTGATTGTTTTTGGAAATATAGCCAACTTATCAACTGATGGAGCCCCGCAAATGGCATTTTATTTAGCAGGTGTTACAATGTGGAACTATTTTTCAGCTAGTTTGAATGGAACATCAAATGTGTTTAGAGGTAATGCTTCTATTTTTGGAAAAGTTTATTTCCCTAGATTAGTGATGCCTTTAGCTATTGTTTCATCTAATTTTATGCAATTTGCTGTACAATTTGTGTTGTTTATTTGTGTCGTGTTATATTATCTAATTTTTGAAGGTAACGTACATCCAAATTTATGGATTTTAGCAACTCCAATTTTAATTGTATTAATGGCAGCATTTGCAATGGGAATGGGAATGATATTTTCGTCTATGACTACAAAATATAAAGATTTATCAATGTTATTATCTTTTGGTGTTTCGTTATATATGTATGTTACTCCTGTCGTATATCCTGTATCGTCTATTCCTGAAAAATTTAGATGGATTGCTGATTTAAATCCACTAACAGGAATTTTCGAATGTTTCAAATACGCCTATTTAGGTGTAGGTGATTTTAATATAGGGATGCTTATTTATTCTACTGTTTTTATTTTTATTATTCTATCGATTGGTACAATCATATTTAATAAAGTAGAAAAATCATTTATGGACACGGTATAA
- a CDS encoding ABC transporter ATP-binding protein has protein sequence MSKNIVLDVENVSKQYRLGEVGTGSLQHDIKRWWYNVRGLEDPYLKIGESNDRTQKGESDYVWALNDINFQVEQGQAVGIIGRNGAGKSTLLKLLSRVTKPTTGSIKYKGRIASLLEVGTGFHPEMTGRENIYLNGAILGMTRKEISRKFDEIVDFAGVERYIDTPVKRYSSGMYVRLAFAVAAHLESEILIVDEVLAVGDAEFQKKCLGKMGDVTKGEGRTILFVSHNMDSIQNLCDYGILMGQGTIIETGNIDNVIKKYNNSFYNLKDKISKSEGFIRELSINQVGDQLVIDCSYIIENLSFIPTLGFTVSDLNGNTIFGSNMKIHKPTQILTKKTGTGTISCNISQPKLLNGEYILSVWFGDGIVDYEIIEEAIQFKVYNMVKLDYHSSSKSNGSVIPNIKWGLE, from the coding sequence ATGTCAAAAAATATAGTTTTAGATGTAGAAAATGTTTCAAAACAATACCGTTTAGGTGAGGTTGGAACAGGATCTTTACAACATGATATCAAGCGTTGGTGGTATAACGTTAGAGGATTAGAGGATCCATATCTTAAGATTGGAGAATCAAATGACCGTACCCAGAAAGGTGAATCTGATTATGTTTGGGCTTTAAATGATATTAACTTTCAAGTTGAGCAAGGACAAGCTGTAGGAATTATTGGTCGTAATGGAGCTGGGAAATCGACTCTATTAAAACTTTTATCTCGTGTAACCAAACCAACTACTGGTTCTATAAAATATAAAGGTCGAATAGCTTCTTTATTAGAAGTTGGTACAGGTTTCCATCCAGAAATGACTGGACGAGAAAACATCTATTTGAATGGGGCGATTCTTGGAATGACGCGTAAAGAAATTTCTAGAAAATTTGATGAAATCGTTGATTTTGCAGGTGTTGAACGTTATATAGATACACCAGTTAAACGTTACTCATCTGGAATGTATGTACGTTTAGCTTTTGCCGTTGCAGCACATTTAGAATCTGAAATATTAATTGTAGATGAAGTATTAGCCGTTGGTGATGCTGAGTTTCAAAAGAAATGTTTAGGGAAAATGGGTGATGTGACAAAAGGTGAAGGTAGAACAATTCTTTTTGTGAGTCATAATATGGATTCAATACAAAATTTATGTGACTATGGAATTTTAATGGGACAAGGTACTATTATAGAAACAGGTAATATAGATAATGTTATAAAAAAATATAATAATTCGTTTTATAATCTTAAAGATAAAATTTCAAAATCAGAAGGATTTATAAGAGAATTATCAATTAATCAAGTTGGTGATCAGTTGGTGATTGATTGTTCATATATAATTGAAAATTTATCATTTATTCCAACACTTGGTTTCACAGTATCTGATTTAAACGGAAATACAATATTTGGGAGTAATATGAAAATACATAAGCCTACTCAAATATTAACAAAAAAAACGGGGACAGGAACAATTAGTTGTAATATTTCACAACCTAAGTTATTAAATGGTGAATATATATTATCAGTATGGTTTGGAGATGGGATTGTAGATTATGAGATTATTGAAGAGGCTATACAGTTTAAAGTTTATAATATGGTAAAACTTGATTATCATAGTTCATCCAAAAGTAACGGAAGTGTTATTCCTAATATTAAATGGGGTTTGGAATAA
- a CDS encoding glycosyltransferase family 2 protein → MESVRISIVVPCFNQAQYLDECLQSVLEQTYINWECIIVNDGSPDNTEDIALDWIKKDSRFKYIKKENGGLSSARNAGIKKANGEWILPLDCDDKIGNRYLELASKEFDKHYTIIYCEAEKFGYINGKWILPQFTLQNLATTNIIFCSFFYKKEMFDLIGGYDENMKEGLEDWEFVIKLIKKGKNILKLDYTGFYYRTKESSMITDITIGNKIPIFKYIENKHLDFFHEHLGPIHLLNGKALIIEKYEQEIAKMKIILNSKRYKIVDKLLSLIGK, encoded by the coding sequence ATGGAGTCAGTTAGAATTTCAATAGTTGTACCTTGCTTTAATCAAGCTCAATATTTAGATGAATGTTTGCAATCTGTTTTAGAACAAACATATATTAATTGGGAATGTATTATTGTAAATGATGGTTCACCTGACAATACTGAGGATATAGCTTTAGATTGGATAAAAAAGGATTCACGATTCAAATACATAAAAAAAGAAAATGGAGGATTATCATCTGCACGTAATGCTGGTATTAAAAAGGCAAACGGAGAATGGATTTTACCATTGGATTGTGATGATAAAATAGGGAATAGGTATTTGGAATTAGCTTCAAAAGAGTTTGATAAACATTATACAATTATTTATTGTGAAGCGGAAAAGTTTGGATATATTAATGGAAAATGGATTTTACCTCAATTTACATTACAAAACCTAGCAACAACTAATATAATATTTTGTTCTTTTTTTTATAAAAAAGAAATGTTCGATTTGATAGGAGGTTATGATGAAAATATGAAAGAAGGGTTAGAGGATTGGGAATTCGTAATTAAATTGATAAAAAAGGGGAAAAATATTTTAAAACTAGACTATACAGGTTTTTATTATAGAACTAAGGAGTCTTCTATGATCACTGATATAACTATAGGCAATAAAATACCAATTTTTAAATATATAGAAAATAAACATTTAGATTTCTTTCACGAACATTTAGGACCAATCCATCTATTAAACGGCAAAGCTTTAATTATTGAAAAATATGAGCAAGAAATAGCAAAAATGAAAATAATTCTTAATAGTAAAAGGTATAAAATTGTAGATAAATTACTTTCTCTAATTGGAAAATAA
- a CDS encoding glycosyltransferase family 2 protein, whose amino-acid sequence MNKLAIVIPYYKIDFFEETLKSVADQIDIRFTLYIGNDASPNNPLPLIQKYFPDGNYHYFNYQENLGGNNLASQWERILENVTEDWFQILGDDDMVLDNFVEEFYEKITLIESKNIYVIKVSQAFINKKSEKTTTYSKYDEVITTNDFWNFKFNLGHRSSLSEHIFNKEIYEKYKFEKYPLAWHSDDMAVIKFSIPNGIYYLDKTKVYVRFSEKSISGQVNDKNNNDLKNIATYQFYADMLNHYIKYLGKKEARVTLEKHFYRMWNLKFRNNLNLISIYMYLNEYRKIITIPYKNYQFNNNAKKN is encoded by the coding sequence ATGAATAAACTCGCTATAGTAATACCATATTATAAAATTGATTTTTTTGAAGAAACATTAAAATCTGTAGCAGACCAAATTGATATAAGGTTTACCTTATATATAGGGAATGACGCAAGCCCAAATAATCCGCTCCCTTTAATACAAAAATACTTTCCTGATGGAAATTATCATTATTTTAATTATCAAGAGAATCTAGGTGGAAATAACCTTGCAAGCCAATGGGAACGAATTTTGGAGAATGTTACTGAAGATTGGTTTCAGATTTTAGGTGATGATGATATGGTTTTAGATAATTTTGTGGAAGAGTTTTATGAAAAAATAACATTAATAGAATCAAAAAATATTTATGTTATTAAAGTTTCTCAAGCTTTTATAAATAAAAAATCTGAAAAAACAACTACATATTCAAAATATGATGAAGTTATAACAACTAATGATTTTTGGAATTTTAAATTTAACTTAGGACATCGATCAAGTTTATCTGAACATATTTTTAATAAAGAAATTTATGAAAAATATAAATTTGAAAAGTATCCTTTAGCATGGCATTCTGATGATATGGCTGTTATTAAATTCTCTATACCAAATGGTATTTATTATCTAGATAAAACTAAAGTATATGTGAGATTCTCTGAAAAAAGTATTTCAGGACAAGTAAATGATAAAAATAATAATGATTTAAAGAATATTGCAACCTATCAATTTTATGCAGATATGTTAAATCATTATATTAAATATTTGGGGAAGAAAGAAGCACGAGTTACTTTGGAAAAACATTTTTATCGAATGTGGAACTTAAAATTTAGAAATAATCTAAACCTAATATCTATATATATGTATTTAAATGAATATAGAAAAATAATTACAATTCCATATAAAAATTATCAGTTTAATAATAATGCTAAAAAGAATTAA
- a CDS encoding glycosyltransferase family 2 protein codes for MTRGFQNIIIIDNKSSYAPLLNYYKDIESKVIVEYMEENAGHLVFFENKILHNKYGKGYFVVTDADIVPNNNLPLNFMSIMINHLDKYFKRINKIGFALRIDDLPKEYILKDKVIKWEKRFWENHIEDNLYLNWIDTTFALYKPNYPSLFKNISYLNGIRIGGDFTSKHGGWYIDNMNLTEEQQYYYDTVNSSSSWRLNKQGQHDSDEYDKFI; via the coding sequence TTGACAAGAGGTTTTCAGAATATTATTATAATTGATAATAAATCATCTTACGCACCATTACTAAATTATTATAAAGATATAGAAAGTAAAGTTATTGTAGAATACATGGAAGAAAATGCTGGTCATTTAGTGTTTTTTGAAAATAAAATATTACATAATAAATATGGTAAGGGATATTTTGTGGTAACAGATGCAGACATTGTCCCTAATAATAATTTACCATTAAATTTTATGAGTATAATGATTAATCATCTTGATAAATATTTTAAACGCATAAATAAGATAGGATTTGCTTTAAGAATTGACGATTTACCAAAAGAATATATTTTAAAAGATAAAGTTATAAAATGGGAAAAAAGATTTTGGGAAAATCATATAGAAGATAATTTATATTTAAATTGGATTGATACAACTTTTGCTTTATACAAACCTAATTATCCGTCTCTTTTTAAAAATATTAGTTATTTAAATGGTATTAGAATTGGTGGTGATTTTACCTCTAAACATGGTGGTTGGTACATAGATAACATGAATTTAACAGAAGAACAGCAATATTATTACGATACAGTAAATAGTTCTTCTTCTTGGAGACTAAATAAACAAGGTCAACACGATTCTGATGAATATGATAAATTTATATAG
- a CDS encoding glycosyltransferase yields the protein MLSIIVSSYQKQYFDQFSQNVESTIGENFEFEIIKVWNPGLMGICEAYNKGAEKSKYDNLLFIHEDVLFETENWGEILVDYLKIENVGCIGLAGANYIPNVPSSWWVLEGYKNSHISHYNSESKKRYNYTFKSDNTGLLPTKILDGVFLACKKEVWRRTTFNEKLKGFHGYDIGFSLDINNKFDNYLTNKIDLVHFSSGKLTIDWIKDIIKIYQISNWYQNTIDKDLELKCFKYFGDQLRNFRFSSTEKEYYLNLFISIRHLGLLNWVKARRKIKALKKYNGL from the coding sequence ATGCTTTCAATTATAGTATCATCCTATCAAAAACAATATTTTGATCAGTTTTCACAAAATGTAGAATCAACAATTGGTGAAAATTTTGAATTTGAGATAATCAAAGTATGGAATCCTGGACTCATGGGGATTTGCGAAGCCTACAATAAAGGGGCAGAAAAATCAAAATATGATAATTTATTGTTTATACATGAAGATGTTTTATTCGAAACTGAAAATTGGGGTGAAATATTAGTCGATTATTTAAAAATTGAAAATGTAGGTTGTATTGGACTAGCTGGTGCAAATTATATACCCAATGTTCCATCGTCATGGTGGGTTTTGGAAGGTTATAAAAATTCGCATATATCTCATTATAATTCTGAATCTAAAAAAAGGTATAACTATACATTTAAAAGTGATAATACAGGATTGCTACCAACTAAAATTTTGGATGGCGTTTTTTTAGCATGTAAGAAGGAAGTTTGGAGAAGAACAACATTTAATGAAAAATTAAAAGGCTTTCATGGATACGATATTGGATTTAGTTTAGATATCAATAATAAGTTTGATAATTATTTAACTAACAAAATAGATTTAGTTCATTTTTCAAGTGGTAAATTAACTATTGATTGGATTAAAGATATTATTAAAATATATCAAATATCTAATTGGTATCAAAATACAATTGATAAGGATTTGGAACTGAAATGTTTTAAATATTTTGGTGATCAATTAAGAAATTTTAGATTTTCATCAACTGAAAAAGAATATTATTTAAATTTATTTATATCTATTAGACATTTAGGTTTGTTGAATTGGGTAAAAGCTAGACGTAAAATAAAGGCTTTAAAAAAATACAATGGATTATAA
- a CDS encoding glycosyltransferase family 32 protein, with protein sequence MIPKKIHYFWFGNNQKPEIVKHCINSWKRYLPDYEIIEWNEDNFDVMQNDFTKTAYLNKKWAFVSDFARAKILYENGGFYLDTDMEVKNTLNDFLHHRAVCGFEIKGIPYSAFWGVEKGHILAKKILDFYTNAEYNEEPNTAIFSRLLVKEFGADADNDTFQELKEGVCLYPSTYFSLDLPINYVTHHFSGSWHNSWTTERNTYKEMVNMYGSLNTIINEKHSKERIKNVVYNHKILDIANVLDQIPTRYIFSYLVRKLFRK encoded by the coding sequence ATGATACCTAAAAAAATCCATTATTTTTGGTTTGGAAATAATCAAAAACCAGAAATTGTCAAACATTGTATTAATAGTTGGAAGAGATATCTACCTGACTATGAAATTATAGAATGGAATGAAGATAATTTCGATGTTATGCAAAATGATTTTACAAAAACTGCATATCTAAATAAAAAATGGGCATTTGTTTCTGATTTTGCAAGAGCTAAAATTTTATATGAAAATGGAGGTTTTTATTTGGATACAGATATGGAGGTGAAGAATACTTTAAATGATTTTTTACACCATAGAGCAGTTTGTGGATTTGAGATTAAAGGTATTCCTTACTCAGCTTTTTGGGGAGTTGAGAAAGGACATATTCTAGCAAAAAAAATTTTAGATTTTTACACAAATGCCGAATACAATGAAGAACCTAATACAGCAATTTTTTCAAGATTATTAGTGAAAGAATTCGGAGCTGATGCTGATAATGATACATTCCAAGAGTTAAAAGAAGGTGTTTGTTTGTATCCTTCAACTTATTTTTCTTTGGATTTACCTATAAATTATGTTACTCACCACTTCAGTGGTTCTTGGCACAATAGCTGGACGACTGAACGTAATACATATAAAGAAATGGTAAATATGTATGGAAGTCTTAATACAATTATTAACGAAAAACATTCAAAAGAAAGAATTAAAAATGTAGTATATAATCATAAAATTTTAGATATAGCTAATGTTCTAGATCAGATTCCTACTCGTTATATTTTTAGTTATTTAGTACGTAAATTGTTCAGAAAATAA
- a CDS encoding NAD-dependent epimerase/dehydratase family protein produces MIIGRGLIAKQFLDVDREDVIFFASGVSNSSETKKEEFLREQNLIEETIRKNKNKLIIYFSTCSIYDSSKYNSPYVLHKLHMEEIIKESSSKFLILRISNAVGKGGNPNLLMNYIYRQIVNNSELVIHKNATRNLIDVVDVKNITLKYLENNEFNKIVNVAYTENYYIQEIIEAFEDKLNIKSFNKIEDRGEHYSIDVSELDYQFSYIDKIKYLNNLIKKYYK; encoded by the coding sequence ATGATAATAGGTAGAGGATTAATTGCTAAACAATTTTTAGATGTAGATCGAGAGGATGTAATTTTTTTCGCATCCGGAGTTTCGAACTCTTCTGAAACTAAAAAGGAAGAATTTTTACGTGAACAGAATTTAATTGAAGAAACGATTAGAAAGAATAAGAATAAATTAATAATCTACTTTAGTACTTGTTCTATATACGATTCATCAAAATATAATAGTCCATACGTTTTACATAAATTACATATGGAAGAAATTATAAAGGAATCTTCCTCTAAATTTTTAATTCTACGAATAAGTAATGCAGTAGGTAAAGGAGGAAATCCAAATTTGTTGATGAATTATATTTATCGTCAAATAGTAAACAATTCAGAATTAGTAATTCATAAAAATGCAACGAGAAATCTAATTGACGTTGTAGATGTTAAAAATATTACTTTAAAATATTTAGAAAACAACGAATTCAATAAAATTGTGAATGTAGCATATACTGAAAATTATTACATACAAGAAATTATTGAAGCTTTTGAAGATAAGCTAAATATTAAAAGTTTTAATAAAATAGAGGATAGAGGAGAGCATTATTCTATTGATGTGAGTGAGTTGGATTATCAATTTAGCTATATTGATAAAATTAAATATTTGAATAATTTAATTAAAAAATATTACAAATAA
- a CDS encoding glycosyltransferase family 2 protein produces MSELNQYPLVSINIPVFKCEDFIIRCLESVKNQTYKNYEIILVNDCTPDGSIALIEEFINSNTDISIRLIHHKINSGLSVVRNTGIDHSKGEYIYFLDSDDNITEDCIEHLINNAINSNADLIIGQNRWINTFDNSVKDFGFPTMSKNDHLIGNDVIFKAYCKGEFPVSSWNKLIRLDFIKSNKIYFVPGLYAQDELWFFHLMEKINSVSIDRAITYNYYLHSNSVIFNRTKKNSENHQTILELVTKSYNHTNNIERRKLIRGWIINFKTLIIQMQWKILKDENYFKINYNRMKKAPSLTLLDYLSPYFTLHQKKENFLLNLPTNLGFKVFKKRYEG; encoded by the coding sequence ATGTCAGAATTAAATCAATATCCATTAGTTAGTATCAATATTCCCGTTTTTAAATGCGAAGATTTTATTATTAGATGTTTAGAATCGGTAAAAAATCAAACTTATAAAAATTATGAAATAATATTAGTGAATGATTGTACTCCAGATGGAAGTATAGCATTAATAGAAGAATTTATAAACTCTAATACTGACATATCTATACGCTTAATTCACCATAAAATAAATAGTGGATTATCAGTAGTACGAAATACAGGGATTGATCATTCAAAAGGTGAGTATATTTATTTTTTGGATAGTGATGATAATATAACAGAAGATTGTATTGAACACTTAATTAATAATGCTATAAATTCAAATGCAGATTTGATAATAGGGCAAAATAGATGGATAAATACCTTTGATAATTCTGTTAAAGATTTTGGTTTTCCTACAATGTCTAAAAATGATCATTTAATTGGTAATGATGTCATTTTTAAAGCTTATTGTAAAGGTGAATTTCCGGTATCTTCATGGAATAAATTAATACGTTTAGATTTTATTAAAAGTAATAAAATATATTTTGTTCCTGGTTTATATGCTCAAGATGAATTATGGTTTTTTCATTTAATGGAGAAAATTAATTCTGTTTCAATTGATAGAGCTATTACTTATAATTACTATTTACATTCTAATTCTGTTATTTTCAATCGTACAAAAAAGAATTCCGAAAATCATCAGACAATTCTAGAATTGGTTACTAAATCTTATAATCACACTAATAATATTGAAAGACGTAAGCTAATTAGAGGTTGGATTATTAATTTTAAAACATTAATTATTCAAATGCAATGGAAAATATTGAAAGATGAAAATTATTTTAAAATCAATTACAATCGTATGAAAAAAGCTCCTTCTTTAACTTTGTTAGATTATTTATCTCCATATTTTACTTTACATCAAAAAAAAGAAAACTTCTTATTAAATCTTCCAACTAACTTAGGCTTTAAAGTTTTTAAAAAACGTTATGAGGGATGA
- a CDS encoding acyltransferase codes for MLNKLLIIIFKLFEKAKREQAYKLFKQNPQSRIASNFKLGFNNYFDISSTATITIENNVTINESNYITIKKGAEFSIGEGTYITRATISCLGKIEIGRNCILGEGMKLFDHNHQYSVEPFSVAKTDFNIGFIKMGDNVWTGANVVILKDVTIGDNVIIGAGCVIHKDVPSNSIIINKQEHLIKSL; via the coding sequence ATGTTAAATAAATTATTAATAATAATTTTTAAATTATTCGAGAAAGCCAAAAGAGAGCAAGCGTATAAATTATTTAAGCAAAATCCTCAATCTCGAATAGCATCTAATTTTAAATTAGGGTTTAATAATTATTTCGATATTTCATCCACTGCCACTATTACAATCGAGAATAATGTAACCATTAACGAATCCAATTATATTACTATAAAAAAAGGTGCAGAATTTTCGATTGGCGAGGGTACTTATATTACACGAGCTACCATTTCCTGTTTAGGTAAAATAGAAATCGGAAGAAATTGTATTTTGGGTGAAGGGATGAAATTATTTGATCATAACCATCAATATTCTGTTGAGCCTTTTTCGGTGGCTAAAACCGATTTTAATATAGGGTTTATTAAAATGGGAGATAATGTGTGGACAGGTGCAAATGTAGTTATTCTAAAAGATGTAACAATTGGCGATAATGTTATTATTGGTGCAGGATGTGTTATACATAAGGATGTGCCATCTAATTCTATTATTATTAATAAGCAAGAGCATCTAATAAAATCGCTTTAA
- a CDS encoding glycosyltransferase family 2 protein has protein sequence MKFSILIAHYNNWNYFQECYQSLKNQTFQDFEIIIVDDYSTDDSYQKLKELALSDSKIKLFQNSENKKVGYTKHRCVEEANGEICLFVDPDDAIVNNALEEIQDVYSVNPSIIATYSKIKLIDDKSNQNGIFKFSKKIKNKNPYFFNVNLEVAHLFSFKREAYFKTSGINENLTSAVDQDLYMKLYEIGDFYFIDQFQYLYRLHDKGVSQDKSKKDKLNSNWNQVLLDTCNRRGLNRIYGQNPNNISNLSKFLFEKENTFIKKIWRKLI, from the coding sequence ATGAAATTCTCTATTTTAATAGCACATTATAACAATTGGAATTATTTTCAAGAATGTTATCAATCCCTAAAAAATCAAACTTTTCAAGATTTTGAGATTATTATAGTTGATGATTATTCTACCGATGATTCCTATCAGAAGTTAAAAGAATTAGCATTATCTGATTCTAAAATCAAACTTTTTCAAAATTCCGAAAACAAAAAGGTGGGATATACCAAGCATCGATGTGTGGAAGAAGCCAATGGCGAAATATGCTTATTTGTAGATCCCGATGATGCAATTGTAAATAACGCTTTAGAAGAAATACAAGATGTATATAGTGTTAATCCTTCAATTATTGCTACTTATTCGAAAATTAAATTAATTGATGATAAATCAAATCAGAATGGCATCTTCAAATTTTCAAAGAAAATAAAAAATAAGAATCCGTATTTTTTTAATGTTAATCTAGAAGTGGCTCATTTATTTTCCTTTAAAAGAGAAGCGTATTTCAAAACTTCAGGAATTAATGAAAACTTGACATCTGCTGTGGATCAAGATTTATATATGAAATTATATGAAATAGGTGATTTTTATTTTATAGATCAGTTTCAATATTTGTATCGACTTCATGATAAAGGTGTGTCTCAAGATAAATCAAAAAAAGATAAATTAAATTCCAATTGGAACCAAGTCCTTTTAGATACGTGTAATAGGAGAGGATTAAATAGAATATATGGTCAGAATCCCAATAATATTTCTAATTTATCTAAGTTCCTTTTTGAAAAAGAAAATACGTTCATAAAAAAAATATGGAGAAAATTGATATGA
- a CDS encoding glycosyltransferase: MEKIDMTTIIIKSFNRPFYLDRCLKSLSLYIKGEYEIIILDDGTPKKYLEKIIQLYPNIILKKSNQFEEKNQSIDDNIKTGKPIDGFSIPTDLWYNAIRNSSDYVLVIEDDVWLTDYTNLDEIVEMMKTRNIVLTKLGWLGNFRDDQFCDIKPLSETLHQLSPKNMFTSNKFIMDLFMYNKLNFFSILYKLGIVNNLTKRKYWAINSILMGLYQKEYWLAIWEDAHGKVDEKQQLRNAAAYYHKNREIKFARTSKELLKTTFKSSATGSYHKEVNQFDVNRMNYILNEAWLIGEFDSMENYPKDFSDDYIKSFLEISNHPYAQYNEWFKWANKFRDQYLKNGAEVDN; encoded by the coding sequence ATGGAGAAAATTGATATGACAACAATTATTATCAAATCATTTAATCGTCCTTTTTATTTAGATCGTTGTCTTAAAAGTTTATCTCTGTATATTAAGGGTGAATATGAAATAATAATATTAGATGATGGAACACCAAAAAAATATTTAGAGAAAATAATCCAATTGTATCCCAATATAATTCTAAAAAAATCTAATCAGTTTGAAGAAAAGAATCAATCAATTGATGATAATATTAAAACAGGAAAACCAATTGATGGATTCTCTATACCTACAGATTTGTGGTACAATGCAATTCGAAATTCTTCAGATTATGTATTGGTTATAGAGGATGATGTATGGCTGACAGATTACACGAATTTAGATGAAATTGTTGAAATGATGAAAACAAGAAATATCGTTTTAACAAAATTAGGTTGGTTAGGAAATTTTCGTGATGATCAATTTTGCGATATAAAGCCTTTATCGGAAACCTTACATCAATTAAGCCCCAAAAATATGTTTACATCTAATAAGTTCATCATGGATTTATTTATGTATAATAAACTTAATTTTTTTTCGATTCTTTATAAATTAGGTATTGTAAATAATCTAACGAAAAGAAAATACTGGGCAATTAATTCGATTCTAATGGGACTTTATCAAAAAGAATATTGGTTGGCTATTTGGGAAGATGCGCATGGTAAGGTAGACGAGAAGCAACAATTACGAAATGCAGCAGCTTATTATCATAAGAATCGTGAAATAAAATTTGCAAGAACTTCTAAAGAACTTTTGAAGACGACATTTAAATCTTCTGCAACAGGATCTTATCATAAAGAAGTGAATCAATTTGATGTAAATCGAATGAATTATATCTTAAATGAAGCATGGCTTATTGGAGAATTTGACTCAATGGAAAATTATCCTAAAGACTTCTCTGATGATTATATAAAATCATTTTTAGAGATATCTAATCATCCATACGCTCAATATAATGAATGGTTTAAATGGGCGAATAAATTTAGGGACCAATACCTTAAAAATGGAGCAGAAGTCGATAACTAA